The following are from one region of the Streptomyces fradiae genome:
- the rimO gene encoding 30S ribosomal protein S12 methylthiotransferase RimO, whose amino-acid sequence MPERRTVALVTLGCARNEVDSEELAGRLAADGWELVENAEDADVAVVNTCGFVEAAKKDSVDALLEANDLKDHGRTQAVVAVGCMAERYGKELADALPEADGVLGFDDYADISSRLQTILSGGNVEAHAPRDRRTLLPLSPVERQQAAASVALPGHGDGAEAPAAAEETPADLTDLPEGLAPASGPRAPLRRRLDTSPVASVKLASGCDRRCSFCAIPSFRGSFVSRRPSDVLNETRWLAEQGVKEVMLVSENNTSYGKDLGDIRLLESLLPELAAVDGIERVRVSYLQPAEMRPGLIDVLTSTDKVVPYFDLSFQHSAPDVLRAMRRFGDTDRFLELLDTIRSKAPLAGARSNFIVGFPGETEADFKELERFVTHARLDAIGVFGYSDEDGTEAAGYEHKLDQEVVDERLAHLSRLAEELTAQRAEERIGETLEVLVESFDEEDGWIGRAAHQAPETDGQVILTMDSTDDADLAPGRMVRAEVVATEGVDLVAECLIEEAGR is encoded by the coding sequence ATGCCCGAACGCCGTACCGTCGCCCTTGTCACTCTTGGCTGCGCCCGTAACGAGGTGGACTCGGAGGAGCTCGCAGGCCGCTTGGCAGCGGACGGCTGGGAGCTCGTCGAGAACGCCGAGGACGCGGATGTCGCCGTCGTCAACACCTGTGGATTCGTCGAGGCCGCCAAGAAGGACTCCGTCGACGCCCTCCTCGAAGCCAATGATCTGAAGGACCACGGCAGGACCCAGGCCGTCGTCGCCGTCGGCTGCATGGCCGAGCGCTACGGCAAGGAGCTCGCCGACGCGCTTCCCGAGGCCGACGGCGTGCTCGGCTTCGACGACTACGCGGACATCTCCAGCCGCCTCCAGACCATCCTCAGCGGCGGAAACGTCGAGGCGCACGCCCCGCGCGACCGGCGCACGCTGCTGCCGCTGTCGCCGGTCGAGCGTCAGCAGGCCGCCGCCTCCGTGGCCCTGCCCGGACACGGCGACGGCGCCGAGGCGCCCGCGGCCGCCGAGGAGACGCCCGCCGACCTGACGGACCTTCCCGAGGGCCTCGCGCCCGCCTCCGGGCCGCGCGCGCCGCTGCGCCGCCGTCTGGACACCAGCCCGGTCGCCTCCGTGAAGCTGGCCTCCGGCTGCGACCGCCGCTGCTCCTTCTGCGCCATCCCGTCCTTCCGCGGCTCCTTCGTCTCGCGCCGTCCCTCGGACGTGCTGAACGAGACCCGCTGGCTGGCCGAGCAGGGCGTCAAGGAGGTCATGCTGGTCTCCGAGAACAACACCTCCTACGGCAAGGACCTGGGCGACATCCGCCTCCTGGAGAGCCTGCTGCCCGAGCTCGCCGCCGTCGACGGCATCGAGCGGGTCCGGGTCAGCTACCTCCAGCCCGCCGAGATGCGCCCCGGCCTGATCGACGTGCTGACCTCGACCGACAAGGTCGTCCCGTACTTCGACCTGTCCTTCCAGCACAGCGCGCCGGACGTGCTGCGGGCGATGCGCCGCTTCGGCGACACCGACCGCTTCCTGGAGCTGCTCGACACCATCCGCTCCAAGGCGCCGCTCGCCGGTGCCCGGTCCAACTTCATCGTCGGCTTCCCTGGCGAGACCGAGGCGGACTTCAAGGAGCTGGAACGCTTCGTCACGCACGCCCGGCTCGACGCCATCGGCGTCTTCGGCTACTCCGACGAGGACGGCACCGAGGCCGCCGGTTACGAGCACAAGCTCGACCAGGAGGTCGTCGACGAGCGGCTCGCCCACCTGTCCCGGCTCGCCGAGGAGCTCACCGCCCAGCGCGCGGAGGAGCGGATCGGCGAGACCCTGGAAGTACTGGTGGAATCCTTCGACGAGGAGGACGGCTGGATCGGCCGCGCGGCGCACCAGGCGCCGGAGACGGACGGCCAGGTGATCCTCACCATGGACTCGACCGACGACGCCGACCTGGCCCCGGGACGTATGGTCAGGGCCGAGGTCGTCGCCACCGAGGGCGTCGACCTGGTGGCCGAGTGTCTTATCGAGGAGGCGGGCAGATGA
- the pgsA gene encoding CDP-diacylglycerol--glycerol-3-phosphate 3-phosphatidyltransferase has translation MTGVPASATGGTGSRPAPRGKLGAAAVNQASLWNIANILTMIRLVLVPGFVVLLFQDGGHDPAWRAWAWAAFAVAMITDVFDGHLARTYNLVTDFGKIADPIADKAIMAAGLISLSYLGDLPWWVTGVILARELGITLMRFWVIRHGVIPASRGGKMKTLAQGTAVGMYVLALVGPLATLRWWVMAIAVVLTVVTGLDYVRQAVVLRRKGLAAERAAKAAEAAATTGAGAESR, from the coding sequence ATGACCGGAGTCCCGGCATCCGCGACGGGCGGGACCGGTAGCAGGCCGGCGCCCCGCGGCAAGCTGGGGGCTGCGGCCGTCAATCAGGCCAGTCTCTGGAACATCGCGAACATCCTCACCATGATCCGCCTGGTGCTCGTGCCCGGCTTCGTGGTGCTGCTCTTCCAGGACGGCGGCCACGACCCGGCCTGGCGCGCCTGGGCGTGGGCGGCGTTCGCGGTGGCCATGATCACCGACGTCTTCGACGGGCACCTGGCCCGCACGTACAACCTGGTCACCGACTTCGGGAAGATCGCCGACCCGATCGCCGACAAGGCGATCATGGCGGCCGGTCTGATCTCGCTGTCCTATCTCGGCGACCTGCCGTGGTGGGTGACGGGCGTGATCCTCGCCCGCGAGCTCGGCATCACCCTGATGCGGTTCTGGGTGATCCGGCACGGGGTCATCCCGGCCAGTCGCGGCGGGAAGATGAAGACCCTCGCGCAGGGCACGGCGGTCGGCATGTACGTGCTCGCGCTCGTCGGTCCACTCGCCACCCTGCGCTGGTGGGTGATGGCGATCGCCGTCGTGCTGACGGTCGTCACCGGTCTGGATTACGTGCGACAGGCGGTGGTCCTGCGCCGCAAGGGGCTCGCCGCGGAGCGGGCCGCGAAGGCCGCCGAGGCGGCCGCGACGACGGGCGCGGGGGCCGAGTCACGATGA
- a CDS encoding CinA family protein — MNGAARVLELLALRGHTLAVAESLTGGLVAAELTGVPGASKSFRGSVTAYATPLKEQLLGVDGTLLAERGAVDPEVALQMAAGVRARLGADWGIATTGVAGPEPQDGQPVGTVYVAVAGPAREAAGAARAGKVAALRLNGDRAEIRRESVRSVLELLWELLRDEHSENARAQDTEQNGGD, encoded by the coding sequence ATGAACGGCGCCGCCCGGGTGCTCGAGCTGCTCGCGCTGCGTGGTCACACGCTGGCCGTCGCCGAGTCCCTCACGGGCGGTCTGGTGGCCGCGGAGCTCACCGGGGTCCCCGGTGCCTCGAAGTCCTTCCGCGGCTCCGTCACGGCCTACGCCACGCCCCTGAAGGAGCAGCTCCTGGGGGTGGACGGCACCCTTCTGGCGGAGCGCGGGGCGGTCGACCCCGAGGTCGCGCTGCAGATGGCGGCCGGCGTGCGGGCCCGGCTCGGCGCCGACTGGGGCATCGCCACGACCGGTGTCGCGGGTCCCGAACCGCAGGACGGACAGCCGGTGGGGACCGTGTACGTGGCCGTCGCCGGGCCCGCGCGCGAGGCCGCGGGGGCCGCCCGGGCGGGCAAGGTGGCCGCGTTGCGGTTGAACGGCGACCGAGCGGAAATCCGTAGAGAGAGTGTACGGAGCGTGCTCGAATTGCTGTGGGAACTGCTCCGCGACGAACACTCGGAAAATGCGCGGGCACAGGATACGGAACAGAACGGGGGAGATTGA
- a CDS encoding helix-turn-helix domain-containing protein: protein MILLRRLLGDVLRRQRQRQGRTLREVSSSARVSLGYLSEVERGQKEASSELLSAICDALDVRMSELMREVSDELSLAELAESAAASEPVPAPVRPMLNSVSVTSVAGVSTERVTIKAPAEAVDVVAA from the coding sequence ATGATTCTGCTCCGTCGCCTGTTGGGTGACGTGCTGCGTCGGCAGCGCCAGCGCCAGGGCCGTACTCTGCGCGAAGTCTCCTCGTCCGCCCGAGTCTCACTCGGCTATCTCTCCGAGGTGGAGCGGGGGCAGAAGGAGGCTTCCTCCGAGCTGCTCTCCGCGATCTGCGACGCGCTGGACGTACGGATGTCCGAGCTCATGCGTGAAGTGAGCGACGAGCTGTCGCTGGCCGAACTGGCCGAGTCGGCAGCGGCGAGCGAACCGGTGCCGGCGCCGGTACGGCCGATGCTCAATTCGGTGTCGGTGACGTCGGTGGCCGGTGTGTCCACCGAGCGGGTGACCATCAAGGCGCCCGCCGAGGCGGTCGACGTCGTCGCGGCCTGA